Proteins encoded by one window of Hafnia alvei:
- a CDS encoding class I adenylate cyclase has translation MYLYIETLKQRLDAINQLRVDRALAAMGPAFQQVYSLLPTLLHYHHPLMPGYLDGNVPHGICFYTPDENQQTYLHEIDLRSPGSIAADHPGQLPITGVYSMGSTSSIGQSCSSDLDIWVCHQSWLDGEERNRLQQKCTQLEKWAASLGVEVSFFLIDENRFRHNESGSLGGEDCGSTQHILLLDEFYRTAVRLAGKRILWNMVPSEEEAHYDEYVMSLYSQGALTPNEWLDLGGLSSLSAEEYFGASLWQLYKSIDSPYKAVLKTLLLEAYSWEYPNAELLAITIKQRLHKGEIVSFGLDPYCMMLERVTHYLEQINDTARLDLARRCFYLKVCEKLSRSRACVGWRREILSQLVESWGWSQERIEVLDDRANWKIERVREAHNELLDAMMQSYRNLIRFARRNNLSVSASPQDIGVLTRKLYAAFEALPGKVTLVNPQISPDLSEKNLTFIHVPIGRANRTGWYLYNQAPTIDTIISHQPLEYNRYLNKLVAWAYFNGLLTADTKLHIKSNNNLCDINKLQGLVHDVSQHFPIRLPAPSPKALYSPCEIRHLAIIVNLENDPTAAFRNQVVHFDFRKLDVFSFGQQQQCLVGSIDLLYRNSWNEVRTLHFSGEQAVLEALKTILGKMHQDAAPPESVEVLCYSQHLRGLIRTRLQQLVSECIDLRLSSTRLEPGRFKAVRVAGQTWGLFFERLSVSVQKLENAVEFYGAISNNKLHGLSIQVETEQVHLPAVVDGYASEGIIQFFFEDGDNDGFNIYILDETNRVEVYHHCEGSKEELVRDVSRFYSSSHDRFTYGSSFINFNLPQFYQIVNADGRSQVMPFRTNVLPQCNVNDDNDGTPLKQQFQLH, from the coding sequence TTGTACCTCTACATCGAGACACTGAAACAGAGACTGGATGCGATAAATCAACTTCGAGTTGATCGCGCTTTAGCGGCCATGGGGCCGGCCTTTCAACAGGTTTACAGTCTGCTGCCAACCCTATTGCATTACCACCACCCGCTGATGCCGGGTTACCTTGATGGTAACGTTCCCCACGGCATTTGTTTCTACACGCCTGATGAAAATCAGCAAACCTACTTACATGAAATCGATCTTCGTTCTCCGGGTTCCATCGCGGCAGATCACCCAGGCCAATTGCCGATCACTGGCGTTTACTCAATGGGAAGCACCTCTTCTATTGGGCAAAGCTGTAGTTCGGATCTGGATATTTGGGTTTGCCACCAATCTTGGTTAGATGGCGAAGAGCGCAATCGATTACAGCAAAAATGTACACAGCTGGAGAAATGGGCTGCATCGCTGGGCGTTGAAGTGAGCTTCTTCCTCATCGATGAAAACCGTTTTCGTCATAACGAAAGCGGCAGTCTGGGTGGGGAAGACTGTGGGTCTACCCAGCATATCTTATTGCTTGATGAGTTCTATCGCACCGCGGTGCGTCTGGCGGGCAAACGTATTCTGTGGAATATGGTGCCAAGCGAAGAGGAAGCGCATTACGACGAATATGTCATGTCGCTGTACTCGCAGGGCGCGCTTACGCCAAACGAATGGCTCGATCTTGGTGGTCTAAGCTCGCTGTCTGCCGAAGAATACTTTGGCGCTAGCCTGTGGCAGCTCTATAAAAGCATCGATTCGCCGTACAAAGCTGTCTTGAAAACGTTGTTGCTGGAAGCTTACTCATGGGAATACCCCAACGCTGAACTGTTGGCGATCACCATCAAACAACGTTTACATAAAGGCGAAATTGTCTCGTTCGGACTCGATCCTTACTGCATGATGCTGGAACGTGTGACGCACTATCTTGAGCAAATCAATGATACCGCGCGTCTCGATCTGGCTCGCCGTTGTTTCTATCTCAAAGTGTGTGAAAAATTATCGCGTAGCCGCGCCTGCGTTGGCTGGCGGCGTGAAATTTTAAGCCAACTGGTTGAGTCTTGGGGCTGGAGTCAAGAGCGTATCGAAGTGCTTGATGACCGCGCCAATTGGAAAATTGAACGCGTGCGTGAAGCGCATAATGAACTGTTAGATGCGATGATGCAGAGTTATCGCAACCTCATTCGCTTCGCGCGCCGTAATAACCTAAGCGTCAGCGCTAGCCCGCAAGATATTGGGGTATTGACCCGTAAGCTTTACGCTGCGTTTGAAGCTTTGCCGGGTAAAGTGACGCTGGTAAACCCGCAAATTTCACCGGATTTATCAGAAAAGAACTTAACGTTTATTCATGTGCCGATTGGCCGCGCTAACCGCACCGGCTGGTACTTGTATAACCAAGCGCCGACTATCGATACCATCATTAGCCATCAGCCGTTGGAATATAACCGCTACTTAAACAAATTAGTGGCGTGGGCCTATTTCAACGGATTGCTGACGGCGGACACTAAGCTGCACATCAAGAGCAACAACAACCTGTGCGATATCAATAAGCTTCAGGGGTTGGTGCATGATGTGTCGCAGCATTTCCCGATTCGCTTGCCTGCGCCATCACCGAAGGCGTTATACAGCCCGTGTGAAATCCGCCATTTGGCGATTATCGTCAACTTGGAAAATGATCCAACGGCGGCCTTCCGCAATCAGGTGGTGCATTTTGATTTCCGTAAGCTGGATGTCTTTAGCTTTGGTCAGCAGCAGCAATGCTTAGTTGGCAGTATCGACCTGCTGTATCGCAACTCGTGGAATGAGGTGCGTACCTTGCATTTCAGCGGTGAACAGGCGGTATTAGAAGCGCTGAAAACGATCTTAGGCAAAATGCATCAGGATGCCGCTCCGCCGGAGTCCGTTGAGGTCTTGTGCTACAGCCAGCATTTACGCGGGTTAATCCGCACGCGTCTACAGCAACTGGTTTCTGAATGTATTGACCTTCGCTTGTCTAGTACTCGTTTAGAGCCGGGTCGCTTTAAAGCCGTACGCGTCGCTGGGCAAACGTGGGGACTGTTCTTTGAACGTCTGAGCGTATCGGTGCAGAAATTGGAAAATGCGGTTGAGTTTTATGGCGCCATTTCTAATAACAAGCTGCATGGGCTTTCTATTCAGGTAGAAACCGAGCAGGTACATTTGCCCGCCGTGGTTGATGGTTACGCCAGCGAAGGGATAATCCAATTCTTCTTTGAAGATGGGGATAACGATGGGTTTAACATCTACATTCTGGATGAAACCAACCGTGTGGAAGTTTATCACCACTGTGAAGGCAGCAAAGAGGAGCTAGTGCGCGACGTTAGCCGTTTCTATTCGTCATCGCATGACCGCTTTACCTACGGTTCAAGCTTTATCAACTTTAACCTGCCGCAGTTCTACCAGATCGTAAATGCCGATGGACGTTCTCAGGTGATGCCGTTCCGTACCAATGTGTTGCCACAGTGCAACGTCAATGACGACAACGACGGCACGCCGCTTAAGCAGCAGTTCCAGCTGCATTAA
- the cyaY gene encoding iron donor protein CyaY: MNDTEFHQLADKLMLNIEEAIDAYEGDADIDYETNGGVMTLTFENGSKIVINRQEPLHQVWLATKAGGYHFSLRDNSWICDRSGEEFYALLSTACRAQSGEEDVVISA, translated from the coding sequence ATGAACGATACCGAGTTTCACCAGTTAGCAGATAAGCTGATGTTAAACATCGAAGAGGCCATTGACGCTTATGAAGGTGATGCCGACATCGACTATGAAACCAATGGCGGAGTGATGACGCTGACCTTCGAAAATGGCAGCAAAATCGTGATCAACCGTCAGGAGCCCTTGCATCAGGTATGGCTCGCCACTAAAGCAGGCGGTTACCACTTCAGCCTGCGTGATAATAGCTGGATTTGCGATCGCAGCGGAGAAGAGTTTTATGCTTTGCTGTCAACCGCATGCAGAGCGCAGTCTGGCGAAGAAGATGTGGTAATTTCGGCATAA
- the lptM gene encoding LPS translocon maturation chaperone LptM, with protein MKKQFRWALVAVSLFGLAGCGLKGPLYFPPADAPAASKSQPDTQTNAPAANQGANTPSNIAGVEQGQ; from the coding sequence ATGAAAAAACAATTTCGTTGGGCCTTGGTGGCTGTTTCCCTATTCGGCCTTGCTGGTTGCGGTTTGAAAGGGCCTTTATACTTTCCTCCGGCTGATGCCCCAGCGGCGTCGAAGAGCCAACCAGATACACAAACTAACGCGCCTGCTGCAAATCAGGGCGCGAATACACCGTCTAATATTGCCGGTGTAGAACAAGGCCAATAA
- the dapF gene encoding diaminopimelate epimerase, with the protein MQFSKMHGLGNDFMVVDAVTQNVYFSPELIRRLSDRHNGVGFDQMLIVEPPYDPDLDFHYRIFNADGSEVAQCGNGARCFARFVRLKGLTNKREIRVSTQNGRMVLKVSDDELVTVNMGEPIFEPSKIPFKAVKAEKTYIMRASEHTILCGAVSMGNPHCVLQVDDVETALVETIGPVLESHERFPERVNVGFMQVINRNQIKLRVYERGAGETQACGSGACAAVAVGIQQGLLDENVQVDLPGGRLHIRWKGPDNPLFMTGPATHVYDGFIHL; encoded by the coding sequence ATGCAGTTCTCTAAAATGCACGGTTTAGGCAACGATTTCATGGTCGTTGATGCTGTTACACAAAACGTATACTTCTCGCCGGAGCTTATCCGCCGTCTATCCGATCGACATAACGGCGTTGGTTTTGATCAGATGCTGATCGTTGAACCGCCTTACGATCCTGATTTAGATTTCCATTATCGTATTTTCAACGCCGATGGGAGCGAAGTTGCGCAGTGTGGTAACGGCGCGCGCTGTTTTGCTCGTTTCGTGCGTTTGAAAGGGTTAACCAATAAACGTGAAATTCGCGTAAGCACGCAGAATGGTCGGATGGTGCTCAAGGTCAGCGATGACGAGCTGGTCACGGTAAATATGGGCGAGCCGATTTTCGAGCCGTCCAAGATCCCGTTCAAAGCCGTGAAAGCGGAAAAGACCTATATCATGCGTGCGTCTGAACATACTATTCTGTGCGGCGCGGTCTCGATGGGGAATCCCCACTGCGTGCTTCAGGTTGATGATGTTGAAACGGCGCTGGTGGAAACCATCGGTCCGGTACTTGAAAGCCACGAACGCTTCCCTGAACGCGTTAACGTAGGATTCATGCAGGTCATTAACCGTAATCAGATCAAACTACGGGTGTATGAACGCGGCGCAGGTGAAACTCAGGCCTGCGGCAGCGGTGCCTGTGCGGCGGTTGCCGTGGGGATCCAGCAAGGTTTGCTGGATGAAAACGTTCAGGTTGATCTTCCCGGTGGGCGTTTGCACATTCGCTGGAAAGGGCCTGATAACCCCCTATTTATGACAGGCCCTGCGACCCACGTTTATGATGGATTTATACACCTGTAA
- a CDS encoding DUF484 domain-containing protein, translated as MSDIEDRVLDNLALSDAQVMEYLQQNPDFFIRNARNVEQMQIPHPVRGAVSLVEWQLNRQRQHIFNLEEEITLLMEQASANEVLFNRLLELQGHLAGAESLADFLQRFNRWARSLGLAGANIRLFSDKWYLNAPSDFAHLALSRNEFEMMRIQRLGNQNHYLGTLNGPELLLVLPQAKMVGSVALSLMGEFGDLGLIIFSSRDSHHYQQGQGTVLLDQLALLMPGLISRWIERQ; from the coding sequence ATGAGCGACATCGAAGATCGGGTATTGGATAATCTGGCGCTAAGTGACGCGCAGGTGATGGAGTATCTGCAACAGAATCCTGACTTCTTCATTCGTAATGCACGCAATGTTGAGCAGATGCAGATCCCTCATCCGGTGCGTGGTGCCGTTTCATTAGTTGAATGGCAACTGAACCGACAACGTCAGCACATCTTCAATTTAGAAGAGGAGATCACGTTGCTGATGGAACAGGCCAGCGCCAATGAAGTTCTGTTTAATCGCCTGCTAGAGCTCCAAGGGCATCTTGCGGGCGCAGAAAGCCTTGCTGATTTTCTCCAACGATTTAACCGCTGGGCGCGTTCTCTTGGGCTCGCCGGTGCCAATATTCGTTTGTTTAGCGACAAATGGTATCTGAATGCGCCTTCTGACTTTGCGCATTTGGCTTTGTCGCGCAATGAATTTGAAATGATGCGAATTCAACGATTGGGGAACCAAAACCACTATCTCGGTACTCTGAATGGCCCTGAGCTATTGCTGGTTTTGCCTCAGGCGAAAATGGTGGGCTCGGTCGCGCTTTCTTTGATGGGTGAGTTTGGTGACTTAGGTCTGATTATCTTCAGCAGTCGCGATAGCCATCATTATCAGCAAGGTCAAGGCACCGTGTTGCTTGATCAGCTCGCATTGCTGATGCCGGGGCTAATCAGCCGTTGGATTGAACGCCAATGA
- the xerC gene encoding tyrosine recombinase XerC, protein MSSDTQALELPVEAFLRFLRVERQLSPHTIESYHHQLTAIIEIVAPAGLRDWRQLDATQVRMITARSKRKGLEAASLALRLSALRSFIDWQVSQGVMSVNPAKGISAPKQARHLPKNLDVDDVNRLLDIDASDPLAVRDRTMLEVMYGAGLRLSELVGLDCRHMNMASGEVWVMGKGSKERKLPIGRTAIHWLEQWLPLREIYDPVDDAVFVSKLGKRISVRSVQKRFAEWGVKQGVTSHINPHKLRHSFATHMLESSGDLRAVQELLGHANLTTTQIYTHLDFQHLAKVYDAAHPRAKRGKS, encoded by the coding sequence ATGAGCAGTGATACTCAGGCGCTGGAACTGCCGGTTGAGGCATTCCTGCGCTTTTTGCGCGTTGAGCGTCAGCTCAGCCCGCATACCATCGAAAGCTATCATCATCAGCTGACTGCCATTATTGAGATTGTTGCCCCCGCTGGTTTACGCGATTGGCGGCAACTCGATGCAACCCAAGTGCGTATGATTACCGCGCGTAGCAAGCGAAAAGGCCTTGAGGCTGCAAGCCTTGCCCTACGTTTGTCGGCGCTACGCAGCTTTATCGATTGGCAGGTGAGCCAAGGCGTGATGTCGGTTAATCCGGCGAAAGGCATTAGCGCACCGAAACAGGCTCGCCACTTACCCAAAAATCTCGACGTTGATGACGTAAACCGTCTGCTCGACATAGATGCGAGCGATCCCCTTGCCGTGCGCGATCGCACCATGCTGGAAGTGATGTATGGCGCGGGTCTGCGTCTTTCCGAACTGGTGGGATTAGACTGCCGCCACATGAATATGGCCTCAGGCGAGGTGTGGGTGATGGGGAAGGGGAGCAAAGAGCGAAAGCTGCCGATTGGACGTACGGCCATTCATTGGCTGGAACAGTGGCTGCCACTGCGTGAGATTTACGATCCGGTAGATGACGCTGTTTTTGTGTCTAAGCTGGGTAAGCGAATTTCGGTGCGAAGCGTGCAAAAGCGCTTTGCTGAATGGGGCGTTAAACAAGGCGTCACCAGTCATATTAACCCGCATAAGCTCCGTCACTCTTTTGCAACGCATATGCTTGAATCCAGTGGCGATCTGCGTGCAGTGCAAGAACTGCTGGGTCATGCGAATCTGACCACCACCCAAATCTATACCCACCTCGATTTCCAACATTTGGCGAAGGTGTATGATGCAGCGCATCCACGCGCGAAACGAGGAAAATCCTGA